The following nucleotide sequence is from Sphingomonas swuensis.
TCGGCGATCTCTTCCGGGGTCTTGCCGCGGAAGATGATCTCGACCGCGCCCTTGGCGCCCATCACCGCGATCTCGGCGGTCGGCCAGGCATAGTTCAAGTCTCCGCGCAGGTGCTTGGAGGCCATGACGTCATAGGCGCCGCCATAGGCCTTGCGGGTGATGACGGTGATCTTGGGGACGGTCGCCTCGGCATAAGCGAACAGCAGCTTGGCGCCATGCTTGATGATGCCGTTGTGCTCTTGGCCCACCCCGGGGAGAAAGCCGGGAACGTCGACGAAGGTCAGCAGCGGAATGTCGAAGGCGTCGCAGAAGCGGACAAAGCGCGCGGCCTTCTTGGATGAGTTGATGTCGAGCACGCCGGCCAGCACCATCGGCTGATTGGCGACGACGCCGACGGTGCGTCCCTCGATCCGGCAGAAGCCGATGATGATGTTGGCGGCATGGGCGGGCTGAAGCTCGAAGAAGTCGCCTTCGTCGGCGACCTTCCGGATCAGCTCGTGCATGTCGTAAGGCTGGTTAGCGCTGGGCGGGATCAGCGTGTCGAGGCTGTCCTCGGACCGGTCGAACGGGTCTTCGGTCGGCCGCTCGGGCACCGACAGCCGGTTGGACAGCGGCAGGAAGTCGAAGAATTCACGCGCCGCGAGGAGCGCGTCGATGTCGTTCTCGAAGGCGACGTCGGCGACGCCCGACTTGGCGGTATGGGTGACCGCTCCGCCAAGCTCCTCCTGGGTGACGACCTCGTTGGTGACGGTCTTCACCACGTCCGGGCCGGTGACGAACATGTAGGAGCTGTCCTTCACCATGAAGATGAAGTCGGTCATCGCGGGCGAATAGACCGCGCCGCCGGCGCACGGTCCCATAATGAGGGAAAGCTGCGGCACGACGCCGCTGGCGAGCACGTTGCGCTGGAACACCTCGGCATAGCCAGCAAGGCTGGCGACGCCTTCCTGAATTCGCGCGCCGCCCGAATCGTTGAGGCCGATGACCGGCGCCCCGACCTTCATCGCCGCGTCCATCACCTTGCAGATCTTCTGCGCGTGGCGCTCGGACAAGGAGCCGCCGAAAACGGTGAAGTCCTGCGCAAAGACATAGACGAGCCGGCCGTTGATCGTGCCCGAGCCGGTCACCACGCCATCGCCGGGGAAGCGCTGGTCGGCCATCCCGAACTCGGTCGCATTATGTTCGACGAAGGCGTCGACCTCCTCGAAGCTGCCCTCGTCGAGCAGCACGGCGAGCCGCTCGCGCGCGGTCAGACGACCCTTGGCATGCTGGGCGTCGATGCGGCGTTGGCCGCCTCCCATTTGCGCTGCGGCGCGGCGGCGTTCGAGTTCGGCGATGGTGCTGCTCATGGGTCAGGCTCTTCGGACGTGAAGCGCCTTGCGTCAACGCGGAACAAAAGGAGCACTCGGGCGGTTGTGTCTGCTGCTGGGGGTTAAAAGCCCCTAGTTTGCCGCAGTGCACCATGAGCAATCGGTTTCATACCCGTACGGGCTGGAACCCGACTCGCTCGATCGTTGTTCCGCTGTAACCTTCTCTATCTCCAAGGGGTTGTCCGTCCATGTTCGAAGATGTTGGCGTCCGTAGCTCTGCCAGTGCGTCCACTCAGGCATCGTCGAACAAAGGTACTACCCTACTCTGCTTCTCGCACCTGCGGTGGGACTTCGTGTTCCAGCGGCCGCAGCACCTGATGAGCCGCTTCGCCAAGTCGATGCCGGTGGTGATCTGGGAAGAGCCGGTTCACTCCGCCGCCGGCGAGGGACCTTCGCTCGACGTTCGTCCGGCCAAAGGAATGCCGAACGTCACGGTCGTCACGCCCCACCTGCCCGAAGGGCTGGAAGTCGGCGCCGAGCGGACCGTGCTCAAGGGCCTGCTCGATCAGTTTTCGGCGACGCTGAGCGGCCGCCTGATCCGCTGGTACTACACGCCGATGATGCTGCCCTTCTCGCGGCACCTCGACGCGGTCGCGACCGTCTATGACTGCATGGACGAATTGTCGGCCTTCCGTTTCGCCCCGACCGAGCTGCTCGACCTCGAGCGCGAACTGCTCGAGGCGGCCGACGTGGTCTTCACCGGCGGCTACTCGCTGTACGAGGCGAAGAAGAAGCGCCACGGCAACGTCCACCCCTTCCCCTCCTCGGTCGATCGCGCGCATTTCGGTGCGGCCCGCGCCGGCATCGCCGACCCGTCGGACCAGTCCGGAATCGGCCGCCCGCGCTTCGGCTTCTACGGCGTGATCGACGAGCGGATCGACCTCGAACTGCTCGACCGGGTCGCCGAGATGCGCCCCGACTGGCAGCTGGTGATGGTCGGACCGGTGGTGAAGATCAGCGAGGACGACCTCCCCCGCCGCGACAA
It contains:
- a CDS encoding acyl-CoA carboxylase subunit beta, encoding MSSTIAELERRRAAAQMGGGQRRIDAQHAKGRLTARERLAVLLDEGSFEEVDAFVEHNATEFGMADQRFPGDGVVTGSGTINGRLVYVFAQDFTVFGGSLSERHAQKICKVMDAAMKVGAPVIGLNDSGGARIQEGVASLAGYAEVFQRNVLASGVVPQLSLIMGPCAGGAVYSPAMTDFIFMVKDSSYMFVTGPDVVKTVTNEVVTQEELGGAVTHTAKSGVADVAFENDIDALLAAREFFDFLPLSNRLSVPERPTEDPFDRSEDSLDTLIPPSANQPYDMHELIRKVADEGDFFELQPAHAANIIIGFCRIEGRTVGVVANQPMVLAGVLDINSSKKAARFVRFCDAFDIPLLTFVDVPGFLPGVGQEHNGIIKHGAKLLFAYAEATVPKITVITRKAYGGAYDVMASKHLRGDLNYAWPTAEIAVMGAKGAVEIIFRGKTPEEIAERTQEYEARFANPFVAASMGFIDDVIQPRETRRKVALGLRKLKDKSLENPWKKHDNIPL